CAAAATTTTTTTTGGGATTTTGAGGGTGTTCCCCCAGAAGATACTTCAAATATACTTGTATCCCCAAAAGTTTTCCACTCCACTTTTTGGTTATTCATCAGCCCTTGTTCATTAACGGTGAGCAGATGGTCGCGGTAGTATTCATACTGCCGTTTACGGCAGTCCAGCTCCGCTTCCAGCGCTGTAAACTTATCCAAAATACGAACAATCTCCTCTTGCACCGAAAGTGGAGGAATGGGGATTGAGAATTTTTCCAACATTGGTTTTCTAATTGATACTGAAGTAGAGCCAACACTTTTTGATAGAATATACTTTTTAAAATGACAAGTCATTACATAGTAAAAAAATTTCCCAATTATCACATTGTCTATAATATGAATTCTATACGCTCGCTGATGTAGTGCATATTTGCCTTCTACATAATGAAAAATATCACCGATTCCACCTTCTCCTGGTACTATAACAGCAATTTCATCAAATTCATAAGAGTTAGCACTTAAAATATTTTTTGAACGAACATAAAATGGATATATCCCATTTTCATCTTCATCTTGTCGATTTGAACTTCCTGTACCTATTTCTGCTACCTCTCCTAATGTCTTCCATTCTACCTCAGTCCCTTGTAATAATTTATCTAAATAACTCATAGCTCAATCTCCTTTATAATGATGTCAATCTCTGTACGCAGTTGGTTTATCTTATCTACGGTTTGGGCAATTTCTTCATTTAGGATTTTAATATCTATCTCTTCTCGGGTATCCTTTGCCTCTACATAAGAGCTTACAGATAGGTTGTAATCGTTATCGGCAATTTTAGCGTTATCTACGGTTGCCGATACATACGGCACCTCTTCTTTGGTGTCAAAGATGTCTATAATACGCTCAATATGGTGGTCTTCCAACACATTATTATTGGTTACTTTCTTAAAGAAGTCTTCTCCGCTGGCATCAATAAACTGGGTTTTATTGTCGGTTTTATGTTTAGAAAGCACCAAAATATTTACTGCGATAGAAGTACCATAAAACATATTAGGAGCCAAAGAAATAACGGTTTCCACATAGTTATTGTCCACCAAATACTTTCTGATTTTCTGCTCTGCACCGCCACGATAAAAAATACCAGGGAAACAGACAATAGCCGCCCTGCCTTTCGCTGAAAGAT
This Riemerella anatipestifer DNA region includes the following protein-coding sequences:
- a CDS encoding restriction endonuclease subunit S; translation: MSYLDKLLQGTEVEWKTLGEVAEIGTGSSNRQDEDENGIYPFYVRSKNILSANSYEFDEIAVIVPGEGGIGDIFHYVEGKYALHQRAYRIHIIDNVIIGKFFYYVMTCHFKKYILSKSVGSTSVSIRKPMLEKFSIPIPPLSVQEEIVRILDKFTALEAELDCRKRQYEYYRDHLLTVNEQGLMNNQKVEWKTFGDTSIFEVSSGGTPSKSQKKFWEGGNIPWLKSESCNNESVHSAKNFITELGLKQSSAKLLSRNTTLMALVGATIFKTAFLEFEATTNQNIASIKSLNQDVVNDKFVFYYMTNLYETLKSEMRSYSMLNLTTLRQFKVPIPPIEEQERIVAILDKFDTLAHSISEGLPKEIELRKKQYEYYRDQLLSFNG